A stretch of Desulfotalea psychrophila LSv54 DNA encodes these proteins:
- a CDS encoding GNAT family N-acetyltransferase → MDYREARQGEIPFLQEFIQEHGVNQWNYLPAEGLSEEFALIISGDALALCVFAGVQLAGFALLIRGEACPEALAEYDDLARICFVAEVVVSDDHAGNGLGAELLRRCVAEARAGGFSSLYAWRHEENLASAGMMRKAGFEFVTSYCDPEQRSTGSQRTTVERFSI, encoded by the coding sequence ATGGATTATAGAGAGGCCAGGCAGGGGGAGATCCCCTTCTTGCAGGAATTTATTCAGGAACATGGTGTTAATCAGTGGAATTATTTACCGGCAGAGGGGTTGTCCGAAGAGTTCGCCCTGATCATCTCAGGCGATGCTCTTGCTCTCTGCGTCTTTGCTGGCGTTCAGTTGGCGGGATTTGCCCTTCTTATTCGTGGTGAGGCCTGTCCTGAGGCGCTGGCTGAGTATGATGATCTGGCTAGGATCTGTTTTGTGGCCGAGGTTGTGGTGAGTGACGACCATGCGGGTAATGGTCTGGGGGCGGAGTTGCTCCGGCGCTGCGTTGCAGAGGCGCGGGCAGGAGGCTTTTCCTCTCTTTATGCTTGGCGTCACGAGGAGAACCTTGCCTCGGCAGGAATGATGCGTAAGGCGGGGTTTGAGTTTGTGACAAGCTATTGTGATCCTGAGCAACGCTCAACGGGCTCGCAAAGGACGACGGTGGAGAGATTCTCGATCTAG
- a CDS encoding energy transducer TonB: protein MMQVCLRYGLALLGALLVTVVLCSVAPLMMSGAQAPPQEPISPIELMASIYTPPEKRKIIKREKVKPLPTLKKPLPRPPAKMEQIDIALAPLQMNLPAMQAASLPVLDISQGKAGLSGMGAGGIFDLANVDQAPKLLRYYPPLYPAKAKGQGVEGKVLVRCLVTATGLVRDAQIISADPPGYFERVSLKTVQRWKFAPARYQGKKVAVYVDIPLSFTLD from the coding sequence ATGATGCAGGTTTGTTTACGTTATGGTCTGGCTCTTTTGGGTGCCCTTCTGGTGACAGTAGTTCTCTGTTCTGTTGCCCCTCTTATGATGAGTGGTGCCCAGGCACCCCCTCAGGAGCCCATCTCTCCCATAGAGCTTATGGCCTCCATCTATACTCCGCCAGAAAAGAGGAAAATTATTAAAAGAGAGAAGGTGAAGCCTCTGCCTACGCTGAAAAAGCCTCTGCCCCGGCCTCCTGCGAAGATGGAGCAGATAGATATCGCCCTTGCCCCGCTGCAGATGAACTTGCCAGCCATGCAGGCGGCCAGCCTGCCGGTGCTGGATATTTCTCAGGGAAAAGCGGGGCTCAGTGGTATGGGCGCAGGCGGCATATTTGATCTGGCAAATGTTGATCAGGCACCTAAGTTATTGCGCTACTATCCACCTCTCTATCCCGCAAAGGCCAAGGGCCAGGGGGTGGAAGGCAAGGTGCTTGTTCGTTGTCTGGTGACTGCTACGGGTCTTGTCCGGGATGCGCAGATAATCAGTGCTGATCCTCCGGGCTACTTTGAAAGGGTATCTCTGAAAACGGTGCAGAGGTGGAAATTTGCTCCGGCCAGGTATCAGGGAAAAAAGGTGGCCGTCTATGTTGATATTCCCCTCTCCTTCACCCTTGACTAG
- a CDS encoding Trp family transcriptional regulator, with protein MDYKRQIAAAFSLITDPEEMELFFDEMLTPKEINDLCMRWQILRGLRAGESQRAIAAKHGMSLCKITRGSKVLKDGNAVAVKLLESGLIDDQSRD; from the coding sequence ATGGATTATAAGAGGCAAATTGCTGCAGCATTTTCTTTAATTACAGATCCAGAAGAGATGGAGCTCTTTTTTGACGAGATGCTGACGCCAAAGGAGATAAATGATCTCTGTATGCGTTGGCAAATTCTCCGTGGTTTGCGGGCAGGAGAATCTCAGCGAGCGATTGCTGCTAAGCATGGCATGAGCCTGTGTAAAATCACCCGTGGCTCGAAGGTGCTTAAGGATGGTAATGCGGTGGCGGTAAAACTACTCGAATCAGGCTTAATAGATGATCAGTCCCGGGACTAA
- a CDS encoding MotA/TolQ/ExbB proton channel family protein produces the protein MVDNQLLHYLQTGGVTMYPLLACSFFMWAGIFFHLPCWRLGLDRQVDLLRCEFHEKRSGRLRHDRLLYEYLLVSCQQEMKSGHSTIKIFATIAPFLGLFGTVTGMIRTFQSVATFGLANPRALAGGISEAMVTTQFGLLVAVPGVFALYFLHRGASRRLAKIEQITADLVSSHS, from the coding sequence GTGGTGGATAATCAGCTTCTTCATTACCTGCAGACGGGTGGCGTGACCATGTATCCGCTCCTGGCCTGCTCCTTTTTTATGTGGGCCGGTATCTTTTTTCATCTGCCCTGTTGGCGTTTGGGGCTGGATCGCCAGGTAGATCTTCTACGCTGCGAGTTTCATGAAAAGAGAAGTGGTCGTCTGCGTCATGATCGTCTCCTCTATGAGTATCTTCTTGTCTCCTGTCAGCAGGAGATGAAGAGTGGCCACTCCACCATAAAGATATTTGCCACCATAGCCCCTTTCTTGGGACTCTTTGGGACGGTAACGGGCATGATAAGGACCTTTCAGTCGGTTGCAACATTTGGCCTTGCCAATCCCAGGGCCTTGGCCGGCGGTATTTCCGAGGCTATGGTCACCACCCAATTTGGTCTCCTGGTCGCTGTGCCGGGGGTTTTTGCCCTCTATTTTTTGCATCGTGGTGCCTCGCGCAGACTGGCAAAGATAGAACAGATTACGGCTGATCTTGTCAGCTCCCATTCCTGA
- a CDS encoding MotA/TolQ/ExbB proton channel family protein, producing the protein MLRIISLFIVVASCWTLSVPPLLAGDVPWEQTARRVLQLSRDMNDRSAQSARYAAADSKDLQLRLAQLQKETRATEKKLAGTSRLLNQVSRGRAELAEQYEHDMADMKTVEGALRTALRHTVQRLHSSPVSAQHPDRLQALQDLLAQDSFLGLADMGRYTDILFADMRATGGFETKQTQVMGLDGRGRDVSLLRAGGFFLGYLSEGDAAFALANGTHPPLSIPGNSRLLNRELKAWLTGGSAVLPLDITAGAALRAQEQEQGWRQWLEAGGVLLYPILISGLVGFLLTVLKAGQLFAQRPLDKKSKAELFARIRDGQIAGAENILLKISRCPAARVLAGSLLFHDRGLDTLDNVMQEGYLREIGGLERFLSLVGVLASIAPLLGLLGTVTGMINTFQAITIFGTGDPRMMSTGISEALVTTQAGLGIAIPLLLAHHFLKRRIAFLVADIEESGTGMMALLGRD; encoded by the coding sequence ATGTTACGCATAATCAGCCTCTTTATTGTTGTTGCAAGCTGTTGGACTCTATCTGTGCCCCCGCTCTTGGCAGGGGATGTACCCTGGGAGCAGACGGCTCGGCGGGTTCTTCAGCTCTCACGGGATATGAATGATCGTTCGGCCCAATCAGCTCGTTATGCCGCTGCTGATAGTAAGGATCTGCAACTGCGGCTTGCCCAATTGCAAAAAGAGACCCGGGCCACGGAGAAAAAGCTTGCCGGTACCAGTCGCCTGCTCAATCAGGTCTCCCGGGGCAGGGCGGAGCTGGCAGAGCAGTATGAACATGATATGGCCGATATGAAAACGGTGGAAGGTGCTCTGCGTACGGCTCTGCGTCACACTGTCCAGCGTCTGCATTCAAGTCCTGTCAGTGCTCAGCATCCGGATCGTCTGCAGGCTCTGCAGGATCTTCTGGCTCAGGACTCTTTTTTGGGGCTTGCCGATATGGGCAGGTATACGGATATTCTCTTTGCCGATATGCGGGCAACCGGAGGCTTTGAGACGAAACAGACACAGGTAATGGGCCTCGATGGCCGTGGCCGGGATGTCTCTCTCCTGCGGGCAGGTGGTTTTTTTCTTGGCTATCTGAGTGAAGGTGATGCCGCCTTTGCCCTGGCCAATGGTACTCATCCGCCCCTGTCAATCCCTGGCAACTCTCGTCTCCTGAACAGGGAGCTGAAGGCTTGGCTTACGGGTGGTTCTGCTGTCCTACCCCTTGATATTACGGCTGGTGCTGCCTTGAGAGCTCAAGAGCAGGAGCAGGGCTGGCGCCAGTGGCTGGAGGCTGGAGGTGTTCTCCTCTATCCTATCCTCATTTCGGGCCTTGTCGGCTTTCTCCTGACAGTGCTGAAGGCGGGCCAGCTCTTTGCCCAGAGGCCTTTGGATAAGAAGAGCAAGGCAGAGCTTTTTGCTCGGATCAGGGATGGGCAGATTGCCGGGGCAGAAAATATTCTGCTCAAGATCTCCCGCTGTCCTGCTGCTCGGGTCCTGGCCGGCAGCCTTCTCTTTCACGATCGAGGCCTTGATACTTTGGATAATGTCATGCAGGAGGGATATTTGCGAGAGATCGGAGGACTGGAGAGATTCCTCTCTCTGGTGGGGGTGCTTGCCTCCATTGCCCCTCTCCTGGGTCTGCTTGGTACGGTAACGGGAATGATTAATACCTTTCAGGCCATTACCATCTTTGGTACGGGAGATCCACGTATGATGTCCACGGGGATCAGTGAGGCTTTGGTCACCACTCAGGCGGGTCTTGGCATTGCTATTCCTCTGCTTTTGGCCCATCACTTTTTAAAACGTCGTATTGCCTTTCTGGTGGCTGATATTGAAGAGTCCGGAACAGGTATGATGGCCCTTTTGGGCAGGGATTAG
- a CDS encoding mechanosensitive ion channel family protein, with amino-acid sequence MVRYKRCSLFCTALFLFLPQLSWAAEGEGLIASYDRQMLTLFKPVLDLFAGNGWLQGATVILLTFVLASSVTGLVFSLIKKVLARSQDSFYEQISSLIRPPVYYSLLMSGILAGLNFMPHGDRFLELSGRSLRTLGLIVWIYFIVRLVPILLKRMVYVAGNHSLVQGRTLTLFDNGAKVVVFGGAAYCFFVIWHIDLTAWIASAGIAGIAIGFAAKDTLSNLFSGVFILADTPYRVGDYIVLDGGGRGKVLQIGLRSTRILTRDDVEVIIPNAVIGNSAVTNQSGGPSGKLRVKVKIGVAYGCDIDQVKQVLLDIATAEPGVPADPAPRVRFRAFGASSLDLELLCWVDDPELRGRVLDSLNTDVYKTFNALGIEIPYAKQDVYIKSWPLGLQPPLEGAPEK; translated from the coding sequence ATGGTTCGTTATAAGAGGTGTTCCCTTTTTTGTACTGCCCTATTTCTTTTTCTGCCGCAACTCTCCTGGGCGGCAGAGGGAGAGGGGCTTATTGCCTCCTATGATCGACAAATGCTCACCCTGTTTAAGCCTGTGCTAGATCTCTTTGCAGGCAATGGTTGGTTGCAGGGGGCAACTGTTATTCTTTTGACCTTTGTCTTGGCCTCTTCTGTCACCGGGCTTGTTTTTTCGCTGATAAAAAAGGTCCTGGCTCGGAGCCAGGACAGTTTCTATGAGCAAATATCCTCTTTAATACGGCCTCCCGTTTACTATTCACTGCTTATGAGCGGTATACTGGCCGGTTTGAATTTTATGCCGCATGGGGACAGGTTTCTTGAGCTCAGTGGCAGAAGTCTTCGTACCCTGGGGCTTATTGTCTGGATCTACTTTATTGTCCGTTTGGTGCCCATTCTTCTCAAGCGAATGGTGTATGTGGCGGGGAACCACTCCCTTGTTCAGGGCCGTACCCTTACCCTCTTTGATAACGGTGCCAAGGTAGTTGTTTTTGGTGGCGCGGCCTACTGTTTCTTTGTTATTTGGCATATTGATCTCACCGCCTGGATTGCCTCGGCTGGTATTGCCGGTATTGCCATTGGCTTTGCGGCAAAGGATACCCTCTCTAATCTCTTTTCAGGTGTCTTTATTCTTGCCGACACCCCCTACAGGGTGGGGGATTATATCGTTTTGGATGGAGGAGGGCGGGGCAAGGTCCTGCAAATCGGTCTTCGCAGTACCCGCATTCTTACCCGTGATGATGTTGAGGTGATTATTCCTAACGCTGTTATCGGCAATAGTGCGGTGACCAATCAGTCTGGAGGTCCCTCTGGCAAGTTGCGAGTTAAGGTAAAGATAGGCGTGGCCTATGGTTGTGATATTGATCAGGTGAAGCAGGTACTTCTTGATATTGCCACCGCCGAGCCAGGAGTGCCTGCTGATCCGGCACCCCGGGTGCGTTTTCGTGCCTTTGGTGCCTCTAGTCTTGATCTGGAACTGCTCTGCTGGGTGGATGACCCGGAATTACGGGGCAGGGTGCTCGATTCCCTCAATACCGATGTTTACAAGACATTTAATGCCCTTGGTATTGAAATTCCCTATGCTAAACAGGATGTCTATATCAAGAGTTGGCCCCTTGGTTTGCAGCCTCCTCTTGAAGGTGCTCCTGAAAAATGA
- a CDS encoding SHOCT domain-containing protein, which yields MWNNTCPNWGMGNGIGGGLVQMLLLALVIYIVYQLVASIAARRSTGNGEAAQILANRYARGEISAEEFSEIKKGLSK from the coding sequence ATGTGGAATAACACCTGTCCAAATTGGGGCATGGGAAACGGCATCGGCGGGGGACTCGTGCAGATGCTCCTGTTGGCCCTGGTCATCTATATCGTCTATCAACTAGTTGCGTCCATCGCAGCTCGGCGTAGCACGGGCAATGGCGAGGCGGCACAAATACTGGCCAATCGCTACGCCCGGGGCGAGATCAGCGCCGAAGAGTTTAGCGAAATAAAAAAAGGCCTGAGCAAATAG
- a CDS encoding Rdx family protein: protein MNRASSLEEELVGEFAAEVEIKPSLGGAYEITVDGKLIFSKLGLKRFPRDGEIVRIIGESI, encoded by the coding sequence CTGAACCGTGCTTCCAGTTTGGAAGAGGAGTTGGTAGGGGAATTTGCTGCCGAGGTTGAGATAAAGCCGTCCCTCGGCGGAGCCTATGAAATTACCGTTGATGGCAAACTTATTTTTTCTAAGCTTGGCTTGAAACGATTTCCAAGAGACGGCGAAATTGTCAGAATAATAGGGGAGAGCATTTAA
- a CDS encoding tetratricopeptide repeat protein encodes MRILTVFLVFFLSAPLLYGQEHVSQRDYALLEKSQACLQKEAPAEALETLRPLLARKRPLSFALSYAGLAYALLGNDAKALQTWQQAVSLYPAKKNFCYNLGMAQMGQELFAPALNSFQRVIALEGEAGGLSPAYYYLAFAYYRLGQFSSAEEAISRLTSGAAVKGHWLLLQIHCQIARQRWKAAEESGRQLVRLAPTVVSNWQLLAQIAVNRRAYPRATAYLEVAQALVSRPGNTQMLSRLYGIQHAFNEEVRVQEVGAPTLLQVEELIRSCQYSQALVRLDLLGDPPNMESSYVRARIHYALGQNSLALACLRLLPQQRYLCLLAPNSVGQLGGKALRHKKDGLRVQAFLLAGQIYWLDHHWQEARDIFKQLELLPGYGEIGGGLADCMQSLLDEEGEEFFAPQLLDPPLMVGEIR; translated from the coding sequence ATGCGCATTCTCACTGTGTTTCTTGTTTTTTTTCTTTCAGCTCCTCTCCTCTATGGCCAGGAGCATGTCTCACAAAGGGACTATGCTCTTTTAGAAAAGAGCCAGGCCTGTTTGCAGAAAGAGGCCCCGGCAGAGGCTCTGGAGACGCTTCGTCCCCTTCTGGCGAGGAAGAGGCCTCTCTCTTTTGCCCTCTCCTATGCAGGCCTTGCCTATGCCCTTCTCGGCAATGACGCAAAGGCCCTGCAGACCTGGCAGCAGGCTGTTTCTCTCTATCCTGCTAAGAAAAACTTTTGTTATAATTTGGGCATGGCCCAGATGGGTCAGGAGCTCTTTGCGCCAGCCCTGAACTCTTTTCAGAGGGTGATTGCTCTTGAGGGCGAGGCAGGGGGGCTTAGTCCAGCTTATTACTATCTTGCCTTTGCCTATTATCGTTTGGGCCAGTTCTCCTCTGCGGAAGAGGCAATTTCCAGGCTGACCAGCGGTGCGGCTGTTAAAGGGCACTGGCTTCTCCTGCAGATTCATTGTCAGATAGCCCGTCAGAGGTGGAAAGCGGCAGAAGAGAGTGGCAGGCAACTGGTCCGTCTTGCTCCCACTGTGGTGAGTAACTGGCAGCTTCTTGCCCAGATTGCAGTGAACCGGCGAGCATATCCTCGTGCTACGGCTTATCTTGAGGTGGCTCAGGCCCTGGTCTCTCGCCCCGGCAATACTCAGATGCTGAGCCGCCTCTATGGCATTCAGCATGCCTTCAACGAGGAGGTTCGGGTGCAGGAGGTGGGTGCGCCCACCCTCCTTCAGGTTGAGGAGTTGATTCGTTCCTGTCAGTATAGTCAGGCCTTGGTCAGGCTTGACCTGCTCGGCGACCCGCCCAACATGGAATCCTCCTATGTCCGGGCCAGAATACACTATGCCCTTGGCCAAAATTCTCTGGCCCTTGCCTGTCTGCGCCTTCTCCCTCAGCAGAGATACCTCTGCCTCTTGGCTCCGAATTCTGTCGGGCAGTTAGGGGGGAAGGCCTTGCGCCATAAAAAGGATGGACTACGCGTTCAGGCTTTTCTCTTGGCGGGCCAGATTTACTGGCTTGATCATCATTGGCAGGAGGCCCGTGATATTTTTAAACAGCTTGAGCTCTTGCCGGGCTATGGAGAGATTGGTGGGGGGCTTGCTGACTGTATGCAGTCTCTCCTCGATGAGGAGGGTGAGGAATTTTTCGCCCCGCAACTCCTCGATCCTCCCCTGATGGTGGGCGAAATTCGTTAG
- a CDS encoding putative transporter, protein MFKSFFMDKKWALWAYGGAIFLLLALFVQVELTVKINQWYGAFYDLLQKAEEHTVDEFWASMKHFSFIAFPYVLIATLTSYFTRIYSFKWREAMTFSYISKWQTVEEEVEGSSQRIQEDIYRFARIFESLGLQVTRAIMTLFAFLPILWGLSSGVDLPYLRDIPGSLVWVALVVSLGGLVISWFVGIKLPGLEYNNQKIEAAFRKELVYAEDDKVNYGKTCTLVELFVGLKFNYNRLFLHYGYFDIWVNFFEQLMIITPYLIMATGLFTGLITLGVLVQVSNAFSKVRESFSIFIANWTTITELRSIHKRLREFEHNIGY, encoded by the coding sequence ATGTTTAAGTCTTTTTTTATGGACAAAAAGTGGGCCTTGTGGGCCTACGGCGGGGCGATTTTCCTCCTGCTTGCCCTTTTTGTTCAGGTGGAATTAACTGTCAAAATAAACCAGTGGTACGGTGCCTTTTATGATCTGTTGCAAAAGGCAGAGGAGCATACCGTCGATGAGTTTTGGGCATCAATGAAACATTTTTCCTTTATTGCCTTTCCTTATGTGCTTATTGCCACACTGACCTCTTATTTTACCCGGATATACTCCTTTAAATGGCGAGAGGCCATGACCTTCTCCTATATCAGTAAGTGGCAGACTGTGGAAGAGGAGGTTGAGGGATCAAGTCAGCGTATTCAGGAGGATATCTATCGATTCGCCCGGATCTTTGAGAGTCTTGGCCTGCAGGTAACACGCGCCATTATGACCCTCTTTGCCTTTTTGCCCATCCTCTGGGGATTGAGTTCAGGCGTTGACCTGCCCTATCTTAGAGATATTCCCGGCAGCCTTGTTTGGGTGGCTCTGGTCGTCTCTCTCGGTGGGCTTGTTATTTCTTGGTTTGTTGGAATTAAATTGCCGGGGCTCGAGTATAATAATCAAAAAATTGAGGCTGCCTTCAGAAAAGAGCTGGTTTATGCCGAAGATGATAAGGTAAACTATGGCAAGACATGTACCTTGGTCGAGCTCTTTGTGGGCCTCAAATTCAACTATAATCGTCTCTTCCTTCACTATGGATATTTTGATATTTGGGTGAACTTTTTCGAGCAATTAATGATTATTACCCCCTATCTTATTATGGCAACCGGCCTTTTTACCGGTCTGATTACTCTGGGGGTTTTGGTGCAGGTTTCCAATGCCTTTAGTAAGGTGCGAGAGTCGTTTTCTATCTTTATTGCCAATTGGACTACCATCACAGAGTTGCGTTCTATCCATAAGCGTCTCAGGGAGTTTGAGCATAATATTGGCTATTAA
- a CDS encoding metal-dependent transcriptional regulator: MKEKESLSASLEDYIEIIYHIIEDKLVARSKEIAAAMKVSRASVTEALRALSKRGLINYAPYEAITLTEKGKIVAEDVIFRHQSLKRFFVEVLAIEEGISEEAACRIEHAAPPEVIEKMVNFIEFMQVCPRGGEELIRGFAQFCQNGKQADNCDGCIAGCSGPILPQS; this comes from the coding sequence ATGAAAGAGAAAGAAAGCTTAAGTGCAAGCCTCGAAGATTACATTGAAATAATATACCACATCATTGAAGATAAGCTCGTTGCCCGTAGTAAAGAAATTGCCGCAGCGATGAAGGTAAGTCGAGCTTCTGTAACCGAGGCATTGCGGGCACTTTCTAAAAGAGGACTCATCAACTACGCGCCCTATGAGGCAATCACCCTTACTGAAAAGGGTAAGATCGTAGCCGAAGATGTTATCTTCCGCCACCAATCCCTTAAACGATTTTTCGTTGAGGTGCTGGCCATTGAAGAGGGTATTTCCGAAGAGGCCGCCTGTCGGATTGAACATGCCGCGCCACCAGAAGTAATTGAGAAGATGGTGAACTTCATTGAATTTATGCAGGTATGCCCACGGGGCGGAGAAGAACTCATTCGGGGTTTTGCTCAGTTTTGCCAAAATGGCAAGCAAGCCGACAACTGTGATGGTTGCATTGCCGGCTGTTCGGGACCAATACTACCGCAAAGTTAA
- a CDS encoding ExbD/TolR family protein: MRRFGSHTDDTATIDMTPLIDMVFILLIFFIVATSFVRESGVEVERPQAASAQSKEKVSMLVGVTGAGKVFIEGQEIDIQNVKARMDTFLAEVPAGAVVIVADKSCPTGITVQVLDSCRLAGVKNLSVAAKAGN; encoded by the coding sequence ATGCGACGATTTGGCTCACATACAGATGATACGGCGACCATTGATATGACCCCGCTCATTGATATGGTCTTTATTTTACTTATATTTTTTATTGTGGCCACCAGCTTTGTCCGGGAATCCGGAGTTGAGGTAGAGCGCCCTCAGGCGGCCTCAGCTCAGAGTAAGGAAAAGGTCTCTATGCTCGTGGGGGTGACGGGTGCGGGTAAGGTCTTTATTGAAGGGCAGGAGATAGATATTCAAAACGTCAAGGCCCGCATGGATACCTTTTTGGCAGAGGTGCCGGCCGGGGCGGTGGTGATTGTGGCCGATAAATCCTGTCCTACGGGGATAACTGTGCAGGTGCTGGACTCCTGCCGGCTTGCCGGGGTAAAAAATCTCAGTGTTGCTGCTAAGGCAGGTAATTAG
- a CDS encoding DUF364 domain-containing protein — protein sequence MKFIERVAQQAMTRGGDLRVKSVFIGLSYCVAELENGSCGLAFVFKDALGSGCHVPLPKRPLAGSSVAELLAFAGQGSTANSVALAVANAVFAPHVQPSSQGDFIENFSLQPGMKVGMVGNFAPLVNPIRKSGAELIIFDEHPPAFSGIQSPEAIPYLLPACEVAIITGTSIINETFDDLLTHVVDCRYVTVLGPSTPLLADCYADTPVSCAAGVRVRDRDKVVHTVVEAGGTQAFGPSVGKVNVCW from the coding sequence ATGAAATTTATTGAAAGAGTGGCACAGCAGGCTATGACGCGTGGCGGTGATCTGCGGGTGAAGTCTGTTTTTATTGGTCTTTCTTACTGCGTAGCAGAGTTGGAAAATGGTAGCTGTGGTTTGGCCTTTGTCTTTAAGGATGCCCTAGGTTCAGGTTGTCATGTGCCCTTGCCCAAGCGGCCGCTGGCCGGCTCATCTGTTGCTGAGTTACTGGCCTTTGCCGGGCAGGGATCCACGGCTAATTCCGTTGCTCTGGCCGTGGCTAATGCGGTTTTTGCGCCCCATGTTCAGCCCAGTTCCCAGGGGGATTTTATTGAGAATTTTTCTCTGCAGCCAGGTATGAAGGTGGGTATGGTGGGTAATTTTGCGCCCTTGGTAAATCCCATCCGCAAGAGTGGTGCTGAGCTGATCATTTTTGATGAGCATCCGCCAGCCTTCTCCGGTATTCAGTCTCCTGAGGCTATTCCCTATCTTCTGCCGGCATGTGAGGTGGCCATTATTACCGGTACCTCTATTATCAATGAAACCTTCGATGATCTTCTTACCCATGTGGTAGATTGCCGCTATGTGACCGTTCTTGGCCCCTCTACTCCTCTGCTTGCCGATTGCTATGCGGATACTCCCGTCTCCTGCGCGGCTGGTGTCCGGGTTCGGGATCGGGATAAGGTAGTCCATACCGTTGTCGAGGCGGGTGGCACCCAGGCCTTTGGTCCTAGTGTAGGCAAGGTCAATGTCTGTTGGTGA
- a CDS encoding DUF3450 domain-containing protein — MIIRLLLLVLMFWPLNLMAAPSPDAVQAELERSVQRASATGKKTDAWQRQRQGILEEIQDAELKLEWARFQLQKRERWLLAEKKNSAILAANIASAQETRDKLAPFLEVLYADLEEEVETDLPFHGDERRRRLAFIREALDDQGASLSDKLGKLLQAMQVELDYGYSTDVVETIVADGGEQVQATIFRLGRLALFRLLDRGTRAQRFDDKAGQWQDLPEGSASEIAKAVEVARKKRVTTVLSLPLAVLPLKDDLLAEEK, encoded by the coding sequence ATGATCATCCGATTATTGTTACTAGTGCTAATGTTCTGGCCCTTAAATCTTATGGCCGCCCCCAGCCCCGATGCTGTGCAGGCAGAGCTTGAGAGGTCCGTGCAGAGGGCCTCGGCTACGGGTAAGAAGACCGATGCCTGGCAGCGGCAGCGACAGGGGATTTTGGAGGAAATTCAAGATGCTGAGCTTAAGCTTGAGTGGGCCCGTTTTCAATTGCAGAAAAGAGAGAGGTGGCTGCTGGCCGAAAAGAAAAATAGTGCTATCCTGGCGGCCAATATAGCCTCAGCTCAGGAGACCCGGGATAAGTTGGCCCCATTTTTAGAGGTCCTCTATGCTGATTTAGAGGAGGAGGTAGAGACCGATCTGCCCTTTCACGGGGACGAACGTCGTCGCCGCCTTGCCTTTATTCGTGAGGCTCTTGATGATCAGGGCGCATCCCTGAGTGATAAGCTGGGTAAGTTGCTTCAGGCTATGCAGGTGGAGCTTGACTATGGCTATAGCACCGATGTGGTGGAGACTATTGTGGCTGATGGTGGTGAACAGGTGCAGGCAACCATTTTTCGTCTTGGTCGTCTGGCCCTTTTTCGTCTTCTCGATCGTGGTACTCGGGCCCAGCGATTTGATGATAAGGCCGGCCAATGGCAGGATTTGCCGGAGGGATCAGCCTCTGAAATAGCAAAGGCCGTTGAGGTTGCCCGTAAAAAAAGGGTGACCACGGTGCTCTCTCTGCCCCTTGCTGTTTTGCCCCTTAAAGATGATCTACTGGCGGAGGAGAAATAA